The genomic window ATCACGACGGCGGACGTCCGCGACGCCGCCGACATCCTGCGTCCGGTCTTCGACGCGACCGGCGGTCAGGACGGCCGGGTCTCCATCGAAGTCGACCCGCGCCTCGCCCACAACACCGGGGCGACCGTCGCCGAGGCCAAGCAGCTGGCCTGGCTCGTCGACCGCCCGAACACCCTGATCAAGATCCCGGCGACGAAGGCGGGCCTGCCCGCGATCACCGAGACCATCGGCCTCGGTATCAGCGTCAACGTCACGCTGATCTTCTCCCTGGAGCGCTACCGCGCGGTCATGGACGCCTACCTCGCCGGCCTGGAGAAGGCCAAGGAGCGCGGCCTGGACCTCTCCAAGATCCACTCTGTGGCGTCCTTCTTCGTGTCCCGCGTGGACACCGAGATCGACAAGCGCATCGACGCGCTCGGCACCGACGAGGCCAAGGCCGCGCGCGGCAAGGCCGGTGTCGCCAACGCGCGCCTGGCCTACCAGGCGTACGAAGAGGTCTTCGACGGCAAGCGCTGGAGCGACCTGGAGAGCGCGGGCGCCAACAAGCAGCGTCCGCTGTGGGCCTCGACCGGCGTGAAGGACCCGGCGTACAAGAGCACGCTGTACGTCGACGAGCTGGTCGCGCCGAACACGGTGAACACCATGCCGGAGGCCACGCTGGAGGCGACCGCGGAGAGCGGCGAGATCCGCGGCGACGCGATCTCGGGGACGTACGCGCAGGCGCGTGCCGAGCTGGACGCGGTCGAGAAGCTCGGCATCTCGTACGACGAGGTCGTGCAGCTGCTGGAGGACGAGGGCGTCGAGAAGTTCGAGGCGTCCTGGAACGACCTGCTCAAGTCGACCGAGGCGGAGCTCGAGCGCCTCGCACCCTCGGAGGGCTGAACACCTTGTCGAGCAGCAATCCGCTGCGTGACGCCGCGGACCGACGGCTCCCGCGTATCGCGGGGCCGTCGGGCCTGGTCATCTTCGGCGTCACAGGCGATTTGTCACGTAAAAAGCTGATGCCTGCCGTGTACGACCTCGCCAACCGCGGACTGCTGCCGCCGGGCTTCTCGCTCGTCGGCTTCGCCCGTCGTGAGTGGGCCAACGAGGACTTCGCACAGGAGGTCCACGACGCGGTCAAGGAGCACGCCCGTACGCCCTTCCGCGAGGAGGTCTGGCAGCAACTCATCCAGGGCATGCGCTTCGTCCAGGGCACCTTCGACGACGACGAGTCCTTCGAGCGGCTGCGCGACACCATCCAGGAGCTGGACAAGGCGCAGGGCACGGGCGGCAACTTCGCCTTCTACCTCTCCGTGCCGCCGTCCGCCTTCCCGGTCGTCATCCAGCAGCTGAAGAAGCACGGCCTGGCCGACCAGTCGAGCGGTTCCTGGCGGCGCGCGGTCATCGAGAAGCCGTTCGGCCACAACCTGGAGTCGGCCGAGGAGCTCAACACGACCGTGGAAGAGGTCTTCGCCCCGGACCAGGTCTTCCGCATCGACCACTACCTCGGCAAGGAGACCGTCCAGAACATCCTGGCGCTCCGCTTCGCCAACACGATGTTCGAGCCGATCTGGAACCGGTCCTTCGTCGACCACATACAGATCACGATGGCCGAGGACATCGGCATCGGCGGCCGCGCGGGCTACTACGACGGCATCGGCGCGGCCCGTGACGTCATCCAGAACCACCTTCTCCAACTGATGGCGCTGACCGCCATGGAGGAGCCCGCCTCCTTCGACGCGGACGCGCTCGCCGCAGAGAAGACCAAGGTGCTCGGCGCGGTGAAGCTGCCGAAGGACCTCGGCCGGGACACCGTGTTCGCGCAGTACGCGGCCGGCTGGCAGGGCGGCGAGAAGGTCATCGGCTACCTCGAAGAGGACGGCATCGACCGCAAGTCGAAGACCGACACCTACGCGGCGATCAAGGTCGAGGTCGACAACCGCCGTTGGGCGGGAGTCCCCTTCTATCTGCGGACGGGCAAGCGTCTCGGCCGCCGCGTCACGGAGATCGCGGTCGTCTTCCAGCGCGCCCCGCACTCCCCCTTCGACTCCACCGCCACCGAGGAGCTGGGCCAGAACGCGATCGTCATCCGCGTCCAGCCGGACGAGGGTGTGACGGTCCGCTTCGGTTCGAAGGTCCCCGGCACCTCGATGGAGATCCGGGACGTGTCCATGGACTTCGCGTACGGCGAGTCCTTCACGGAGTCCAGCCCCGAGGCGTACGAACGCCTCATCCTGGACGTCCTGCTCGGCGACTCGAACCTCTTCCCGCGCACCGAGGAGGTCGAGCTGTCCTGGAAGATCCTCGACCCGATCGAGGAGTACTGGGACAAGCACGGCAGGCCCGCGCAGTACCAGGCGGGTACCTGGGGCCCCGTCGAGGCGGACCAGATGCTCGAACGAGACGGACGGAGCTGGCGCCGGCCATGAAGACAGACCTCACGGACACCACGGCCAGCAAGATCAACAAGGCGCTGGTGAAGGCCCGTCGGGCGATAGGCACCCCGGCCGTCGGCATGGTGCTCACGCTGGTCATCGTGACGGACGAGGAGAACGCGTACGACGCGCTCAAGTCGGCCAACGACGCGTCCCGCGAGCACCCCTCGCGCACGATCGTGGTCATCAAGCGCGTCTCCCGTTCCCCCCGCGACCGTACGAAGTCCCGCCTCGACGCCGAGGTACGGGTGGGCGCGGACGCGGGCACCGGCGAGACGGTCGTACTGCGGCTGTACGGCGAGGTCGCGGACCACGCCCAGTCGGTGGTGCTTCCGCTGCTGCTTCCGGACGCGCCGGTGGTCGTCTGGTGGCCGGTCAACGCGCCGCTCGACCCGGCACGCGACCCGCTGGGCGCGCTCGCCCAGCGCCGGGTCACCGACAGCTACGCCGCCGAGAAGCCCATCGACGAGCTGCGTACCCGCGCCGACAACTACGAGCCCGGCGACACGGATCTGGCCTGGACCCGGATCACCCCCTGGCGCTCCATGCTGGCCGCCGCCCTCGACCAGGTGGACTGCGAGGTCATCTCCGCGGAGGTGCAGGGCGAGCAGTACAACCCGAGCGTGGAGCTGCTGGCGATGTGGCTGGCGGACCGGCTGCACGTCCATGTACGGCGTGGGGTGTCGGCCGGGCCCGGCCTCAACGAGGTGCGGATGCTGACGAGTACCGGTCCCATCCGGCTGTACCGGCCCAACGGGGGTCTCGCCCTGCTCACGCTGGAGGACCAGCCGGACCGGGCGGTCGCGTTGAAGCGCCGCGAGACGTCCGAGCTGCTGGCGGAGGAGCTGCGCAGGCTGGACCCGGACGACACGTATGCGTCGGCGCTGCGGTTCGGGGTGGATCGGCTGGGGGGTGCGTCGGGGAGTGCGTTGACGGCTGCCACGACGGCGACGCCCCCGGCTGGGACCGGGTCTGGGGCGACCGGCACGACGGCTGGGTCTGATACGGCCGGTGCTCGTGGTCCGGGAGCCGCTTCGGCTTCCGGCTTCGGCTCCGGCCTCGGTTCGGCCGTCGCGCCGAGTGCCGCTCCGGCTCGGGCGTCCGCGCCGGCGCTGCCGCCCGCGGCTCCGACGGGGTCGACGGGGTCGGCTGGTTCGGACGGCTCTACGGGTTCGGTCGGCGACGATGACTCCGATCGGCCCACTCCGGCGCAGATGCCGCCGGTGAAGAAGGCGGCCACGCCATGATCACTCCCCAGTTGGTCGTGCACCACGACAAGGAGCTGATGGCTCAGGCCGCGGCTGCCCGGCTGATCACCAAGATCGTGGACGCGCAGGCCTCGCGCGGCTACGCCTCGGTGGTCCTCACGGGCGGCCGCAACGGCAACGGTCTGCTCGCCGCGCTGGCGGCGGCGCCCGCTCGGGACGCGATCGACTGGGGTCGGCTGGACCTGTGGTGGGGCGACGAGCGGTTCCTGCCCGAGGGCGACCCGGAGCGCAATGTCACCCAGGCCCGGGAGGCGTTGCTGGACTCGGTGCCGGTGGATCCGAAGCGGGTGCACGCCATGCCCGCGTCGGACGGGCCGTGGGGTACCGATGTCGACGCGGCGGCCTCGGCTTACGCGGAGGAGCTGGCGCGGGCGGCGGTGCCCGAGAACCACGGCTCTGTGCCGACGTTCGACGTGCTGATGCTGGGGGTCGGACCGGACACCCATGTGGCCTCGCTCTTCCCCGAGTTGCCGGCCGTGAGGGAGACCGAGCGGATGGTGGTGGGGGTGCATGGTGCGCCGAAGCCGCCGCCGACGCGGGTCACGCTGACGCTGCCGGCGATTCGGGCGGCGCGGGAGGTGTGGCTGCTCGCGGCCGGTGAGGACAAGGCGCGGGCCGCGGCCATCGCGCTGTCCGGGGCCGGCGAGATCCAGGCCCCGGCGGCGGGGGCGCGGGGCAGGTCCCGGACGTTGTGGCTGCTGGACGCGGCGGCGGCTTCGCAGCTGCCGCGCTCGCTGTATCCGCCGGCGTCGCCCTGAGGCAGTGGTTCGCCCCCGCTGGGGGCTGCCGCCCTCAGACCCCGCTGATCTTTCGGGGGACTTGCGGGTAGGTGCGTTGGCTGCGGGTGGGCGGGGGCTGGTCGCGCAGTTCCCCGCGCCCCTTGAACGGCCCTGCGGGCCGATAAAAAGCCGGGGCGCAGCCCCATGCTTTTCAGGGGCGCGGGGAACTGCGCGAGCAACCACCCACCGCCCGCCCACGAACCCCGCACCCCGAGTTCTTCTGCGCGGCGGGGGCGAAGGGGCCGCGGGGGCGAAACTCAGGCCGCGAACTCCTCCTCACGTGTCTCCGGCAACGCCAGCAGACACAACAGACTGACCAGGCACAACCCGCCCGTGTAGAAGCCGAGCACCAGCGGCGACGACCACTGGCTGTTCAGCCACGTCGCGACGAGCGGAGCGAAGCCGCCGCCCAGCGTGTTGGCCAGGATGAACGCCGCCGACGCCCCGGTGTAGCGCAACCTCGCCGGGAACAGCTCCGCGAGGAACGCCGCCACCGGCGAGAACATCAGGGCGAGCAGCATGAGCCCGACGGTGTACGCACCGGTGATGACGAGCGCGTTGCCCGAGCTGAGAGACGCGTACATGGGGACGGCCCACACGACACAGCCGACCGCGCCCGCCAGCATCACCGGCCGCCGCCCGACCCGGTCCGCGAGCCGAGCGACGGGCAGAGTGACGGCGATCCCGGCGGCCGCCCCCACACTCGCGGCGGTGAGCATCGTGTTCTGCGGAATACCGAGTGCCTTCGGCCCGTAGGACAGGCTGTACACGATGGTCAGGTAGTAGACGGCCGAACCACCGATCGCCGCCCCGGTGCCGAGCAGCAGCCGACCGGGATACCGGGTGATGAGCACCCCGAGCGGAAAGCGGGACCCCGAGGCCGACGACGAGGCCTGCTCCGTCGTCGTACGGCGGGCCTCCGCGCTGAACACCGGTGACTCCGAGACTGTCGTCCGCACCCACAGCCCCACCACGACAAGCACGGCGCTGAGCAGGAACGGAAGGCGCCACGCCCACTCGGTGAAGCCGTCGCGGCCCACGATGTTGAGGGTGGGGAGGATGACGGCGCTGGAGAGCAGGAAGCCGAGGGAGGGGCCGACGTTCGGGACGGCGGCGTAGAACGCCCGGCGCCCGGGCGGGGCGTGTTCGGCGGCCAGCAGTACCGCGCCGCCCCACTCGCCGCCCATGCTGACGCCCTGCAGCAGACGGAGGGTCACCAGGAGTACGGGGGCGAGGAGTCCGGCGGTCTCGTACGTCGGCAGCAGGCCGACGCCGACCGTCGCGACGCCCATCAGCAGGAGGGACGCGACCAGGGCGTGCCGGCGGCCCAGCCGGTCGCCGATCGTGCCGAAGAGCACGACGCCGAGCGGGCGGGACAGGAAGGCCGCGGCGAAGGTGAGGAACGCGGCGAGGGAGGAAACCGTGGCGTTGCCGGAGGGGAAGAAGGCGGGGCCGAGGACGAGCGCGGAGGCCGTGCCGTACACGGCGAAGTCGTAGTACTCGATCGTGGTGCCGATGAGGCTCGCGGCGGCGACCTTCGGCGCCTTGCTCGACTCGGCCGGCGACGACGGTAAGGCGGCCGGTCTGGGGCCGACGGCCTCGGCGGCGGTCTTGGACGGGGATTCGGGCATGGGGGGGCTCACTTCCGGTATGCCCGGGACACGAATGGTCCGGGCCCAGAGGGGGACGGCCACGCATGAAACACGAACCGGAGTGTGCCTGTCACCCTAGGCCGGGAAATTCGATTTCCACAAGGAAGGGCCCGGGAGAAGACCGCCGGAAGACCCCGTCGAATGTTTTCGCCGGAAGAAAGGAGTCGATTACGCAGGACAACGACATTTAAAACATGTGATGCCGCTATGCGTGGGGACAGATCGCCAAAATATGCGACGAACACCATCCTTCGGCGCCGTCAACCCGGGATTCCTGTCAAGTGGCTGTCAATATTCATGCCTATGTCCGCATAAAAATTTGCCGACGATCACGCCTTGCCAACACCCGATCACCCACGAAATGCTGACGTCCGGCAGAACTTGAAAGTTCTACGACCATCGTTTTTCGGACATGGAGACCACAACGGGGTTGCCGCGGTTCGACTTTCTGAAATGCGACCTCAGAGCCGGGAAGGCGCTTTAGCCATGCTGAAAAGTGGCAAGCCATTACGATTGAGAAGACTTTCGCTGGCCGGTGACGACCGGCACTTGCTCATACCGCTCGACCACAGCGTTTCGGACGGCCCGGTCACCCCTCCCGGGCAATGGGAAGAGCTGTTGAAGGCGTTGGTGGCCGGCGGGGCCGACGGGATCATCGTCCACAAGGGACGTGCCCGCACACTCGCCCCGGACGTCCTCAAGACCTGCGCGCTGGTGGTGCACCTGAGCGCCAGTACGGCCTGTTCCGCCGATGTCGACGCCAAGGTGCTGGTCGGCGATGTCGAGGAGGCGGTGGCACTCGGCGCGGACGCGGTGAGCGTCCATGTGAACATCGGCTCGGACACCGAGGGGCGGCAGCTCGCCGACCTGGGGGCGGTGGCCCGTTCGTGCGACATCTGGGGCATGCCGCTGATCGCGATGGTCTATCCGCGTGGTCCCCGGATCGAGAACCCGCACGATCCCGCCCTCCTCTCGCACATCGTGAACGTCGCCGCGGATCTGGGCGCCGACATGGTGAAGACCTCCGTCGCCCTGCCGCTCGACCGGATGGCCGAGGTGGTGGCCCACAGCCCCATCCCCGTCCTCGCGGCCGGCGGACCACCGGACGGCTCCGACCTCATCGAGTACGGCACCGCCGTGATGGCCGCCGGCTGCCGGGGACTGGCCGTCGGCCGCCGGATCTTCTCGGCCCCCTCCCCCGCCGCCCTGGTGTCCCGGCTGGCCGCGGTGGTGCACGGCGCCGACGGAATCACTAGTGACATGAGCATGACTACCCCTACTCATTACTCGACGATCGTGGCAGGTGTCGCATGAGGTTCGCGTGGATCGATCTCCGTGAAGTCCCCCGTCCGCAGCTCCAGGCGGTGGTGGACGCGGCCGTCCACGCCCGGATGGCCGGGGTGGTCTCCGCCGACGCCGAGTTGCTGGGGACGCTGCCGCCGACCGTGACCCGGGTGCTGGTTCCCGGCGGACCGGCGGCGGCTCCCGCGAAGAAGGCGGGCGAGAAGGCCGACGGCAAGGGGGACAAGGAAGCCGCCCGAGCCGAAGCCAGGGCCGCGGCCGACGCCAGGGCCTCCACCGGTTCCGGAATCGACCTCCTGCTGCGGAAGTTCACCACCCAGGACGAGCTGGACGCCCTGGCCGCGGAGAACCGGGCCACCGCCGGCCCGCCCGCCACGGGTACGCCGGTCACCGGTACGCCCGTCGCCGGCTTTGTCGACGTACGGGACGACCGCACCCTTCAGCTGTCGTGCGTGGGCGCGATGGCGCTGCCGTACACGGTGATCCACTTCGCGGATCCGACGAAGATCCCGTTGGAGATCGTGCTCGCGGCGGCCGAGTCGGCCGAGGGCAAGCTGGTGACGGTCGTCGGGGACCTGGAGGAGGCGGCCATCGTCTTCGACGTCCTCGAACGCGGTTCGGACGGCATCCTGTTCACGCCCCGCGGCGCCGACGACGTGTTCGCGCTGGCCCGGCTGCTGGAGGCGACGACCCCGCAGCTGGAGCTGTCCACGCTGACCGTCGAGAGCATCCGGCACGTCGGGCTCGGCGACCGGGTCTGTGTGGACACCTGCTCGCACTTCGAGGAGGACGAGGGCATCCTCGTCGGCTCGTACTCGTCCGGGTTCGTGCTCTGCTGCAGCGAGACCCACCCGCTGCCGTACATGCCGACCCGGCCGTTCCGGGTCAACGCCGGCGCCCTGCACTCGTACACGCTGGGCCCCGAGAACCGGACCAACTACCTCAGCGAGGTGGGCTCCGGCAGCGCCCTGCTGGCGGTCGGCGCCGACGGCCGCACCCGGCGGGTGGTGGTCGGGAGGGCCAAGCTGGAGTCACGGCCGCTCCTGGAGATCCGTACGCACGCGGAGGACGGGCGGCTGGTCAGCCTCACCGTGCAGGACGACTGGCATGTGCGGGTGCTGGGCCCGGGCGGCAAGGTCCTCAACGTCACCGAGCTGCAGACCGGTGACGAGTTGCTCGGCTATCTGGCCCAGGACAAGCGCCATGTGGGCCTGCCCATCGGCGAGTTCTGCAAGGAGGTCTGAGGCCTCATGGGCGAACTCGTGGCGGCCGCGGCCGGCCGGGACGGGATGGGTGTCCTGGTCCAGCGGCTGTTCGACGCGCGGGGCGACGGTCTGCCGTATCTGACGCACCAACAGGGGACCGTCACCAGGGGTGAGTTACGGGAGCGGGTGGCCAAGCAGGCCGCCGTGTTCGCCGGTTACGACATCGGGCCCGGCTCCACCGTGGGGCTGCAGACGCCGCCCAGCTTCACCCAGGTCGAGGTGCTGCTCGCACTGTGGCGGCTGGGCGCTCAGGTGATGCTCTTCGACTTCCGGCTGAAGCCCGCCGAGGTGGACGCGCTCTGCGCCACCTGCCGACCGCAGTTCATGGTCCGGGCGGGCTCCAACGTCCGGGCGGCGTTCGGCTTCCGGCCCGAGTACGAGGTCGCCACCGAGTGCCGCAGGGCCGGGCGGCCGGCCGCCGGCGGGCATCGGCTGGTGCAGTTCAGCTCGGGCTCCACCGGGCGGCCGAAGGTGATCGGCAGGACCGCCGCGTCGATCGCCGCCGAGATCGAGTCGTTCGCCGCGGTCCCCGGCATGCCGGCCGAGGGCGACCGGCTGCTGCTGCTCAGCTCCACCGCGCACAGCTTCGGACTGCTCGGCGGGCTGCTGCACTCGCTGGCGGCCGGCGTCTCCGTCGTCTTCGCGCCCCGGGTCTCGGCCCGCGACATCCTGCGGACCTCGGCCGAGCACCGGATCACCACCCTGTTCGGGGTGCCGATGCACTACGAGCTGCTCGCCGCCGCCCTCGATCCCCCCGAGCTGCCCGAGCTGCGGACCGCGGTCTCCGGCGGCGAGCTGATGCCTCCCGAGGTCGCCGTGCGGTTCGCCGAACGGTACGGCGTAGGGGTCGGCGAGGCGTACGGCACCACCGAGACCGGCATCGTCGCCATCGATGTCGGCGGCGCGCTCCGGCCCTCGGTCGGACGGCCCGCGCCGGGTGTCGTGGTCCGGGAACACAAGGGCGAACTGGACGTCGCGCTCACCGAGTCGCCGTATCTCTTCGACTCCGGCGGCACCCAGTACACGGACGGCTGGCTGCACACCCGCGACCGGGCCCGCGTGGCAGCCGACGGCACGGTCACCGTGGGCGGCCGCGCCGACTCCCTCGTCGTCATCGGCGGCCTCAAGGTCGACCTCACCGAGGTCGAGCACGTACTGCGCGCGCACCCGGCCGTCGAACAGGCGGTCCTGGTCCACGAGGACGTCACCGAGGCGTACGTGGCGGTCGCCGCCGGGGCCGAGAACCCGTCGGCGGAGGAGCTGCTGCGCTGGTGCCGGGAGCGGCTGGCCGACTACAAGCTGCCCCGCGTGATCCGGGTGCTGGAGTCCCTGCCCCGCACCTCCAACGGGAAGCTGGTCCGCCAGGCGGCGACGCTCCAGGCGGCGGCGAGCGGCGCGTAGCCGCTCGACGAGCACCTCCCGTACGACTTTTCGCATGGCCCTCGCACGACATTCCACATGGAGATGGCGATCATGAGCACGTCCACCCTGGACAACGAGATCCGTGAGTTCGTCCTGACCACGGTCATCGACGAGATGAACATCCTGCTGAGCCGCGACGGCATCACGGACGAGAGCCCGGTGACCGTCGGCGGGCTGGAGCTGGACTCCCTGAGCCTGATCGAGCTCACGCTGCGGCTGGAGTCACGGTTCGGCGTGGAGATCCCCGACACCGACATCGAGCCCCTGGCCTCCCTGACCCTCGGCGGGCTGGTCGCCGAGGTCGTCGGGCGCGGGGCGAAGGCATGAGCGCGGAAGCCTCCGCGCCGCCCGTCATCACCGTCGACACCGTCCGGGAACTGCTGTCCGACCGCAAGATCTTCCCCGGTGTCCCCGACGACCTCGGTGACGACGCCGAACTGGTCCTGGACTCGCTCGGGCTGGTGTGGCTGCTGCATGTGGTGGAGGAGCGGTACGGCCTGGTCGTGGAGCCCGGCGACGAGGACATCGCGGGCCTGACCTCGCTCCGGCGGCTCACCGAGTTCCTGAGCGCGGCCGGGGCGGCTGGGGCGGACGGGGGTGGCCACGTTGACCGGTGACGTGACGGTGACCGGGTTCGGCGTACGCACCGCGTTCGGCACGGGCGCGGACGCCCTCCGGCGCGGGGTATTCGCCGGCATCCCCTCCTTCGCCCCCACCACCAGGTTCGACACCGGCCCGTACCGTACGCCGATGGCCGGCGCCGCCCCCGACGGCCCCGACGCGGTCGAGGGCTGGGCCCTGCGCCACGCCCTCGCCCGGTGCGGCACGGAGGCGCTCGCCATGGCGGACCTGCCGCAGGGGACGGACGCGGCGGTGCTGCTGGGCATCGCGGGTGACTGCACGAGCATCACGCGGTACTGGCGGGAGGCCGCGGGGAGGCCGGGGGCCGAAGGGAGCGGTGGCGGCGCCGCGGACCACGGCTCGGCCGCTTCGCGGCGCACGGTGACGAACGGACAGCGGGAGTCGGCGCCGCAAGGGCCCACACGGGACGTCTCCCGGGGCGGGCCGGGCGGAGTGGTCGGACGACGCACCGAAGTCGGGGGGCTCACCGAACCCGGCCTGGTCCACGCGCCCCGGAGCGACGCGGCGGTCGCGGCGGCGCGGCTCGCCCAAGCCGGAGGGCTCGCCGGACCCGGCCAGGGGCACGCGCTCGGCATCGACCCGGCCCTCGCGGCGGCGGCGCGGCTCGCCGATGCCGTGCCCGCCCACCTCGCCGAGTCGCTGGCCGGGGGCCTCGGGCTGACCGGGCCCCGGCTGACCTTCACCAACGCCTGTGTCGCCTCCGCCGCCGCGATCATCCATGCCTGTCGGCTGATCTCCTCCGGACGGATCGACGCGGCCGTCTGCGCCGGCGGCTATCTCGTGGAGGAGGAGACGTTCGGGAAGTTCGACTCGGGACGGGCGCTGTCCCGGGACGGCATGGTGCGGCCGTTCAGCGCGGACCGCACGGGGCTGCTGCTCGGCGACGGGGTCGCGGCCGTCGTACTGGAGTCGGCCGAGCACGCCCGGCGGCGCGGGGCCCGGCCGCTGGCGAGCGTGGTCGGCTGGGGTGCGGCCACCGACGCCCACCACATCGCCCAGCCGCACCCGGAGGGCGTCGGCCTGGCCCGCGCGGCACGGCAGGCGCTGCGGCTGGCCGGGGACCCGGACGGGTCGAGCCTCGGCTATGTCAACGCCCACGGCACCGGCACCAAGTACAACGACGGTGCCGAGACCCGAGGGCTGCGCGCCGCCTTCCCGGAGCGGGCCGAGTCGATACCGGTCAGCTCCACCAAGAGCACCACCGGCCATCTCCTGGAAGCGGCCGGCGTCGTGGAGTTCGTGATCACGCTGCTGGCCCTCACAGACGGCGTACTGCCGCCGACCGCCGGTCTCACCCAGGCGGACCCGGAGTGCGACCTGGACTACGTACCGAACGAGCCCCGCCGGGCCGACCTCCGCCGGGCTCTCACCGTCAACGCCGCCTTCGGGGGCGCCAACACCGCACTCGTCCTGGAGCGGCCGTGACGACAACGGAGAACACAAGGACGACGGAGAACCCGGGCAAGCCCCTGTCGGCCGGGAAGGCACCCCTCCGTTCGCCCCTCGGCGTCCTCACCACCGCCACCGCGACCCACGGCACCGGGCGCGACGGCGACATCCCGCTGCCCCGGCTGCCCGGGTTCGTGGAATCGGCGTTCAGCCCGCTGGCGTACGAGGTGGCCGCGCGATGCCTGACCGAGCGGCCCGATGGGGGCAGCCCCCGCTCGAGCGAAGCCGGGAGTGGGGGAGGCTCCCGCACGGCCGTCGCGCTGGCGAGCCTGATGGGGGACACCACCACCGCGGACCTGGCGAGCCGGCGGGTGGTCTCCGGGCGGGTCCACAACCCGCTGCTGTTCATGCAGGCCACCGCCAACTCCGTACTGGGCCACATCAGCCGGGAGTTCGGGATCACCGGCCAGATGTTCAGCCTGTCCACCCTCGACGACCCGGTGACCGAACTGCTGGCCATGGCGGACCTGCTCCTGGAGGACCCGGAGCTCGACCAGGTCCTGGTGATGGGCGTGGAACTGGGCGGCGGCGAACGGCTGGCCGCCGTCTACCGGGAACTCTCCGCCGACAGCGACCGCCCGGTCCCGGACCTCCCCGAATCCGCCGCGCTGGCGGTGGCGGTGATGCTCGGCCGCCCCGGCGCCGACACACCGGTGACCATCCGGTCGACCCGGACGTACGACGGCGAAGACCCGGCTCCCGCCACGCACCCCGGCAGCGTCCAGGGCCTGTCCGACCTGGCCGCCGCGCACCGGCGACTGCTGCGGGAGGGGGGCACCCACGTCCTGGTCACCGAGGAGCGGGCGCCCGCGTTCCTCCTCACCGCCGATTCACCGGCATCCCGGCCGACACTCCCCCCTGCGCTCCCGCACGCGCTCCCCGATGGAAACGAGACGGAGACCCATGCTCATCAGTAGGCAGGAGCGGGCG from Streptomyces sp. DSM 40750 includes these protein-coding regions:
- a CDS encoding 3-dehydroquinate synthase II; protein product: MRFAWIDLREVPRPQLQAVVDAAVHARMAGVVSADAELLGTLPPTVTRVLVPGGPAAAPAKKAGEKADGKGDKEAARAEARAAADARASTGSGIDLLLRKFTTQDELDALAAENRATAGPPATGTPVTGTPVAGFVDVRDDRTLQLSCVGAMALPYTVIHFADPTKIPLEIVLAAAESAEGKLVTVVGDLEEAAIVFDVLERGSDGILFTPRGADDVFALARLLEATTPQLELSTLTVESIRHVGLGDRVCVDTCSHFEEDEGILVGSYSSGFVLCCSETHPLPYMPTRPFRVNAGALHSYTLGPENRTNYLSEVGSGSALLAVGADGRTRRVVVGRAKLESRPLLEIRTHAEDGRLVSLTVQDDWHVRVLGPGGKVLNVTELQTGDELLGYLAQDKRHVGLPIGEFCKEV
- a CDS encoding class I adenylate-forming enzyme family protein; the encoded protein is MGELVAAAAGRDGMGVLVQRLFDARGDGLPYLTHQQGTVTRGELRERVAKQAAVFAGYDIGPGSTVGLQTPPSFTQVEVLLALWRLGAQVMLFDFRLKPAEVDALCATCRPQFMVRAGSNVRAAFGFRPEYEVATECRRAGRPAAGGHRLVQFSSGSTGRPKVIGRTAASIAAEIESFAAVPGMPAEGDRLLLLSSTAHSFGLLGGLLHSLAAGVSVVFAPRVSARDILRTSAEHRITTLFGVPMHYELLAAALDPPELPELRTAVSGGELMPPEVAVRFAERYGVGVGEAYGTTETGIVAIDVGGALRPSVGRPAPGVVVREHKGELDVALTESPYLFDSGGTQYTDGWLHTRDRARVAADGTVTVGGRADSLVVIGGLKVDLTEVEHVLRAHPAVEQAVLVHEDVTEAYVAVAAGAENPSAEELLRWCRERLADYKLPRVIRVLESLPRTSNGKLVRQAATLQAAASGA
- a CDS encoding acyl carrier protein, which codes for MAIMSTSTLDNEIREFVLTTVIDEMNILLSRDGITDESPVTVGGLELDSLSLIELTLRLESRFGVEIPDTDIEPLASLTLGGLVAEVVGRGAKA
- a CDS encoding acyl carrier protein; the protein is MSAEASAPPVITVDTVRELLSDRKIFPGVPDDLGDDAELVLDSLGLVWLLHVVEERYGLVVEPGDEDIAGLTSLRRLTEFLSAAGAAGADGGGHVDR
- a CDS encoding beta-ketoacyl-[acyl-carrier-protein] synthase family protein yields the protein MTGDVTVTGFGVRTAFGTGADALRRGVFAGIPSFAPTTRFDTGPYRTPMAGAAPDGPDAVEGWALRHALARCGTEALAMADLPQGTDAAVLLGIAGDCTSITRYWREAAGRPGAEGSGGGAADHGSAASRRTVTNGQRESAPQGPTRDVSRGGPGGVVGRRTEVGGLTEPGLVHAPRSDAAVAAARLAQAGGLAGPGQGHALGIDPALAAAARLADAVPAHLAESLAGGLGLTGPRLTFTNACVASAAAIIHACRLISSGRIDAAVCAGGYLVEEETFGKFDSGRALSRDGMVRPFSADRTGLLLGDGVAAVVLESAEHARRRGARPLASVVGWGAATDAHHIAQPHPEGVGLARAARQALRLAGDPDGSSLGYVNAHGTGTKYNDGAETRGLRAAFPERAESIPVSSTKSTTGHLLEAAGVVEFVITLLALTDGVLPPTAGLTQADPECDLDYVPNEPRRADLRRALTVNAAFGGANTALVLERP